DNA from Gramella sp. MAR_2010_147:
TTAGAGTAAAAATTTTACTGATTTAAATACCATTCTATAGTTCTATGTAATCCAGATTCAAAATTTTCATTTGGACTCCAGCCTAGTTCTTTTTGAATTTTTGAGGAATCTACCGCATAGCGACGATCATGGCCCGCTCTGTCTTTAACAAATTTTATAAGCTCCCGGTAACTACCACGCTCCAGGGGTTTCTTTTTGTCCAGAATACCACATATTTTATTTGCGACTGAAAGATTATCCAGCTCATTATTTCCTCCAACATTATATATTTCGCCACTTTTACCTTTTCTAAATATGGCGTTAAGTGCGATACAATGATCCCGCACATATAACCAATCCCTGATATTCTGGCCATCTCCATAAATAGGTATAGATTCCCCGGCAAGTGCTTTTCTAATTACCGTAGGTATTAACTTCTCATTATTTTGCTTAGGACCATAATTATTAGAACAGTTTGAAATAACCGTATTCATTCCGTAAGTATGATGATAGCTTCTTACGAGCATATCTCCAGAAGCTTTACTGGCAGAATAAGGAGAATTTGGAGCATAAGGTGTTTCTTCTGTAAAAAGACCTTTCGCTCCTAAACTACCATAGACCTCATCTGTAGAAATTTGATGGAATCTCGATTCTTTATAATTTTCTTTATAAACACCAGGTTCAGCCATCCAGTGGCGATATGCGCTGCTTAAAAGAGTAAATGTGCCATTTATATTGGTCTTTATAAAAACTTCAGGCTCTTCTATAGAATTATCTACATGAGATTCTGCCGCAAAATTTATAACTCCTTTAATATTAAATTCTGAAAAAAGACCTTTTACAAGTTTTTCGTCATTAATATTTCCCTGAATGAATTTATATCTTGGATGCCTTTCAATCTCCTTCAGGTTATTGAGGTCGCCTGCGTATGTTAGTAAATCCAAATTAATCACGGTATACCCGGGATTTGATTCCAGAAAATAAGGAATAAAATTAGAGCCTATAAAGCCTGCACCTCCGGTTATAAGAATATTCATGTTCTATAAATTTTTAGCTCTTTTTAAAAGATATTCTCCATAAGTATTCTTGCTTAACGGTTCAGCTAATTTCAATAACTGATCCCTGGTGATATACCCCCTTTCAAAGGCTATTTCTTCAAGACAGGCAACCTTTAATCCCTGCCTCTTCTCTATGGTATGAATAAAGTTGGATGCCTCCAGCATTGATTCGTGAGTACCCGTATCAAGCCAGGCATAACCCCTTCCCATAACCTCTAATTTCAAATTCGAAGCTTTTAAGTAGGCTTGAATTACGGAAGTAATCTCCAATTCCCCTCTCTCACTGGGTTTCACGCGATGAGCTATCTCCACGACCGAATTAGGAAAGAAATACAATCCGGCTATCGCAAAATTACTTTTTGGAATTTCAGGTTTCTCTTCAACACTTATTACGTTTCCTTTACTGTCAAACTCCGCCACACCATACCTGGAAGGTTCATTAACATAATATCCAAATACGGTAGCTTTCTTATCATTTACGACATTGTTCACAGAATTCTTTAAAAGTCCTGTAAAACCCTGTCCGTAAAAAATATTATCCCCTAAGATAAGTGCAACATCGGACTTTCCTATAAACTCTTTTCCTATAAGAAAAGCCTGTGCAAGGCCATCAGGACTGGGCTGTGATTTATAACTTAAGCTGATCCCTAAATCTGAGCCATCACCGAGCAGTTTTTCAAAATTAGCCAGATCTTCGGGTGTTGTGATGATGAGAATTTCCTTTATACCGGCGAGCATCAGAACAGATAAAGGATAATAGATCATCGGCTTATCATACACATTCAGAAGTTGTTTAGAAACTCCCCTGGTAATAGGATAAAGTCTGGTACCTGAACCACCGGCTAGTATTATTCCTTTCATTTTATAATAATTATCTGAAATTCGAATTTAAGAATAATATGCTTTATACCATTTAAGATACTTTTCCACTCCTTCTTTAATTTCAACAGTAGGCTTATAATCAAAATGTTTCATTAAAGGTTGTGAATTGGCCCAGGTTTTATCTACATCTCCCGGCTGCATTGGCATTAATTCTTTTTTAGCGTTCAAGCCTAACTGGGTTTCAATTTCCTCTATAAAACTCATCAAGTTTACCGGCCTGCTTTTTCCAATATTATAAAGATTATATTTTAAGTCTTTTTCAGAAGGAATTCGATTAATTACAGCCATTACACCGTTAACGATATCGTCTACAAAAGTAAAGTCACGTTCTAAATTCCCTTCATTGAAAACCTTTAAAGTTTTTCCTTTTGTGATAGCATCTGTAAATAAGAACATAGCCATATCCGGGCGGCCCCAGGGACCATAAACGGTAAAAAATCTTAATCCTGTAGTCGCTAAATTATACAAATGACTATAGGTATAAGCCATGATCTCATTACTTCTTTTAGTAGCTGCATAGAGGCTTATAGGTTCATCGACCCTGTCTTCTGTAGAAAATGGAATTTTTTTATTCTGCCCATATACACTGGAACTACTGGCGTAGATCAAGTGCTTAATATTATGGTTGCGACAGCATTCAAGCACATTAGCAAATCCTACCAGGTTACTGTCTATATAAGCCTCCGGATTTTCCAAACTGTAGCGAACGCCCGCCTGTGCAGCAAGATTGCACACAATATCAAAATTTTCTGTTTTAAACAATTCCGGAAGCTCTTGCCGATCTTCCAGCTTCATTCTGAAAAAAGCAAAGTTCTTATGCAAAGAACTTTTATACGCCCTATTAAATTTAAGATCATGATCACTTTTTACTCCAAGCTCTTCTAATCTTGCAAGTTTTAACTCCTGACTGTAATAATTATTTACGTTATCCAGACCAACAACCTCATGACCTTCCTTTATTAATTTTTCACATAAATGAAAACCTATAAATCCTGCTGCGCCTGTAACGAGTATTTTCATAAAAATGATTCTGCCCTGATATTAAAATTCAGCCAAAAATACCAGATTTATTTCTTTCCAATTAGTAATAAGAATGTGAATTAAAAAAATATTCTTATTGAATTATACTAAATCCTGAATATTAGCGGTAAGTGTCCACCCAAGCTCATTGAGAATAAGCTTTAATTTTTTATTGCCTACTTCTTTAACGATGGCCTTTTTATTCGTCATTTTCCCTGATTTAATCTCCACCTCGTCACCTTCTTTTAATTGATTTACCTGGAAATCACCTAATCGGTCATTATTTAACCAGGATCTAATAGCTTCTATCTCATCATCTTTTGCAATCGCAGGTTTCTGTAACCATTTCAAAAAACCTAGAACCCCAGGGGCATTAAAAATGGCATTTCTATCTTTCTCCTGAATTTTCACAAAAATATAAGACTTGAATAACGGGACTGTAACTTTTCTTTTGCGATCACTCCATTGACGTACTTCGGTAATTACCGGGCAGAAGACTTCAATACCAGCTTTCTCTAAAAATTGAGCCGTCTTTATCTCATGTTGTGGTTTTGTTCGAACTACTACATACCAGGGCATACCGCGATCTTTTTTAGAATTTAAAATTTCTCGTAGTAGGGTATTTATTTTGATGGAGAAATATTGAGGCTACAAAAGTACATTTTTTTCATTGGAAGTTGGATAAGATGAAAAAACAGGAAACAAAGCTACATGGAGATTTGAAAATTATTTATCGCTCACTGAAATGAGAACACCTCACAAGATTTGCGATAAATACCGCCAGTTCAGGTTTCTCAAAAAGAGGTATAAGAGGATTCCAGTTTTTATACAGGTTTCTTTAGTTTGTAAAAATGACCAACTATGAATATTTGTTCCATCTATACCTACAAACTAAAGACTCCACTAATAACTAAAAAAGCCCAAACTTTTCAGTTTGGGCTTTTTGTTGGCCTACTAGGGCTCGAACCTAGACTCTTCTGGACCAAAACCAGACGTGTTGCCAGTTACACCATAGGCCAATGCTTAAATGCGGATGCAAATTTAAGACAAACTTTAATTTACACAAACTTTTTATTGAAATTTTACTGAAAAAATATCACTCCTCAGTCTTTGTCTTCATTCTCAGCATTTTCCAAAATAAATGCTTTTATCTTTCGTTTTTAAAGCATTCAGCATTTTATTATTAAATTCGCCACTTTAGTACAATCACACGAGTATTTATGACTGATTTTAACTTTAGTAAGTGGAATAAAATACTGGGCTGGCTGGTATTTTTGATCGCTTTGACCACTTACACCCTTACTTTAGAACCAACGGCAAGTTTCTGGGATGCCGGTGAATACATTGCAACTTCTGCTAATCTTGAGGTAGGACACCCGCCGGGAGCGCCTTTTTACCAAATGATGGGTGCCTTCTTTTCTACTTTTGCTCCAGATAATACCAAAGTTGCCTTAATGGTGAACTTTATGTCTGGTTTTGCCAGCGCCGTTGCCATCATGTTCATGTTTTGGTCTATAAGTTTACTGGTACTTAAAGTTGCCGGACCGGTTGCAAAATTAACCTCGTCAAAAAAAATAGCTGTTCTTGGTAGTGCCTTAGTAGGATCTCTGGCTTTTACTTTTACCGATAGTTTCTGGTTTAATGCGGTGGAGGCTGAAGTTTATGCCATGGCCGCATGCTTTATGTCTGTCATGTTCTATCTGGGGCTTTTATGGGAAAGGGACATGTTTACTCCTCGTGGGAATCGCTGGATCATTTTGATCTCATTAGTGATAGGACTTTCCTTCGGGGTTCATTTTATGGGACTTCTAACCTTACCGGCTATTGGATTTCTTTATTTCTTCAAGAACTATAAAAAAGTTACCGTTAAAAACTTCATTATTGCCAATGTGGTGGTAGTTGCTGTATTGATGTTTATTTTTAAACTCCTGCTGCCCTATACACTTACGTTCTTTTCTGCTTCAGAATTGTTTTTCACCAACAGTCTGGGTATGCCTTTCAACACAGGAACTGTGGTGGCTTTACTCGTAATTATCGCTGTATTCTACTTCGGAATAAATTATACTAGAAAAAAGAACCTTTACAAATACAACACTTTGCTATTATGCATCCTGTTTGTGCTTGTAGGATTTTCCAGCTGGGTGATGCTTCCTATAAGAAGTAACGCGCCAACGGTGATCAATGAAAATAGTCCTGATAACGCCCGCGAGCTACTGGCGTATTACAACCGCGAACAATATGGTGAAACACATCTTTTCTATGGCCCACAGTGGTCTGAAATGTATTCAGGCTTAGATAGTGACAACCCATATGATGATGCGAAACCCAAATATGAAAAGGATGAAAAACTTGGCAAGTACATTATTGTAAATGATTACAAAAATGCCAAACAGAACCTTGATGACGACCACAAGGCGATATTGCCAAGAATGTGGAGTACCGAACATGCGGTGAATTATATGGAATTTACCGGGCCGCTGGATTTCAAAATAAAATCTGAATACCAGGGCGAAGAAAGACTGCTTCAGGCAGTAAATGAATTTAAAAACCAATTTTCGCGAGGAGAACGCGATATGGAAGACTACCACAGTTTCCTAAGGCAAATGAGTGAGTACCTGGATATCCAGAAACCAACCTTTGCCGAAAATATTGCCTATTTACTGGAATATCAGGTGGGCTATATGTACTGGCGTTATTTCATGTGGAATTTCACGGGACGACAGGATGATATTCAGGGAAAATACAATGACCTCCATGGTAATTGGCTTAGTGGTATCGATTTCATAGACGAAATGCATATTGGTTCCCAGGATGAACTGCCTTCAGACGTAAAAAACAATAAGGCACGCAACACCTATTTTTTCCTACCACTATTACTAGGATTAATAGGCCTAGTTTTTCATCTGAAAAAGGATAAAAAGAATTTCTGGGTCCTCATGGTATTCTTCCTGTTTACCGGAATTGCCTTAAAAATTTATTTGAACGAACGTCCTTTTGAACCGCGTGAAAGAGATTATGCCCTGGTTGGGTCATTTTATGTCTTTGCCATCTGGATAGGCTTTGGGGTCTACGCGATCTTTGATAAACTTCGAAATTCTATCAGTCCAAAAATTCTTGCTCCCGTAGTGGTCGCGGTAAGCTTACTATGTGTACCTACATTATTAGCTTCAGAGAACTGGGACGATCATGATAGATCTGGCAGAGATACCGCACTAACTATGGCTCGCATGTATCTGGATTCGGTAGATGAAAATGGAATTTTATTCACCATTGGTGATAATGATACTTTTGCCCTGTGGTATGTACAGCAAGTGGAAAAATACCGTACAGATGTCCGGATTATCAACACCAGCCTTCTGGCTACAGACTGGTATATAGACCAGATGAAGCGTAAAGCTTTTGAAAGTGATGCCATTCCATCTCAGCTTGAAAATGATTTCTATAACGGCAAAAATGACGCTATTTTCTTGAGAGAAGTCACTCAGGACACCATTCCTATTAAAACCTGGATGAATTATATCGAAAATGAAGATCCGCGTACCCAGGCAGAACTTCAGAGTGGAACTTTCATCAATACCTTCCCTTCTAGATATGTCCGGATTCCGGTAAACAAGCAAACCGTTCTTCAAAATAATATCGTAGATAGTTCTGAAGCTGATGAAATTGTAGACCATATAGATATTGCTATTGGTGACCAGATCCTTTATAAGAACCGCCTTCTAATGCTGGATATTCTGGCAAATAACAACTGGGAAAGACCTATTTATTTTACCGGTGGTAGTTTTGGCGATGAAGATTACTTATGGATGAAAGATTATCTTCAGTTAGAAGGAGTCACCTATAAGCTGGTTCCTATTCGCACCCCTCTAAATCCCAGAAACCCATTTGATATGGGAAGGGTGAACACCAATAAAATGTACAATATCGTTAAGAACTGGGACTGGGGTAATATGGGATCAGATGACATCTATCACGATCCTGAAACACGCAAAAACTCTATAACCTACAGAAGTAATCTGGCCAGGTTAACCGAAAACCTTTTAAATGAAGGGGATACCATTCATGCAGAAGAGATCCTGGATCTTGGAATGAAACAAATGCCTGTGGAATACTATGAATATTACACGCTACTGGAACCTTTCATTACCGGGTATTATGAAGTAAATAAACCTGAAAAAGCTCGAGAGATTTGGGAGAAAGTCGCGAAGAAATATCAGGAGAATTTAAATTTCTACAGCAATTGGGAAGTAGAACGCCAATACAGATATGCTGATGAGATCATTACAGATATGGAGCGTTACCGCGGACTTGTAGATATGATGATGGTTTATGAGGACAGGGAAACAGCAAGAAAAAAAGCTGAAGAATTTAATAATTACTTAAGACTATTCAGGCACTTTTACAGAGAAGATGAAGAGATAGATGCGGATGTAAAGTCACCGCAGGAAGAAATCCTGAAAGGGCTTGACGGTGCTGTTCCGGTAGAAAGCATGATTGATTCCACTTCTCTGGATACAGTGGAGGAGTAATGGTCGTTTTTAGATGTGAGATCTTAGACATAAGTAACAAACAAAGCGAGATAAAGTTTAGAGGCTGAATCGATGGATTTTTAAAATTTCGAAAGTGCCAGACTGAACAACCTGAGCCTGTCGAAGGGCGAAGTCTGAATGACATTTAAAATCTATAATTCTTTCTGCACAATATCTTCAGCATCTGGATACGATTAGTATAAATACTGAAAAAAGTTCAGCATGACGATAACATAGGAATTCGAGATCGTCACCCTGAACTTGATTCAGGGTCTCTTTCTATAATAGAAAATAAGCTATGAAACTATTCCTTCCGAAATATCCTGCGCTTTTAAGACTGCTGTATCCGGAAAGGATTACAAAGATCGAAAACCCTAATGCCATTTACCTCACTTTTGATGACGGGCCGGTTCCCGAAGTCACTCCATGGGTACTGGACGTGCTTGCAGAATATGATGCCAAAGCCACTTTTTTTTGTATTGGCGAAAATGTGAAAAAACACCTTGATATCTTCAAGAGAATCCAGGAAGAAGGACATCAACCCGCTAATCATACTTTCAACCATTTGAATGGATGGAAATTCTCAAAATCAGAATATTTCGAAAACACCTGGAAGGCTGAGATATCTATGAATATAGAGCTGGAGGTCAAAAGAACTACAAACCCCGAACTAAGAGCTCCAACCTATAAACTATTTCGCCCCCCCTTTGGAAGAATTAAAAATTCACAGGCCAGGACACTTAAAAAAGCAGGTTATAAGATTGTAATGTGGGACGTAATTAGTGGAGATTATAATAATCAATTTTCCGCAGAAAAATGTTTTAAAAATATCATTGAGAATGCCTCTGCCGGAAGCACCGTAGTACTTCATGATAGTATAAAAGCATCAAAAAATTTAAAGATCATTCTTCCAGAAATACTCGAATATTATAAAGAAAAAGGTCTGGAATTCAGAAGTCTTAAAGATGTTCTTTAAGCAAGCCTATTAAGGTATTGGCATCCTGTTCCCCGCTGTGTCTCCATTTCATCTCACCAGATTTATAGATCATTAAGGTGGGAAGCCCTTTTACGCGAAGTGCTTCAGCTAACTGGGAGTTCTTATCTACATCGATCTTTATCACTTTTGCCTTATCTCCTAACGCCGCAGCGACATCCCTTAACACTGGATGCATTGCAACAGAGGCATCATTCCACTCTGTGTAGAAATCTAAAAGAACAGGAATATCTAAATCTACTAACTCACCAAATTTTGACATAATTCAGGATTTAATTTTAGCGCTTGGTAATTACCAGGTATGCCAGCTATAATCAAATATAGGAAATTCTGCTAATTATGCGGGTTTCGAACCTTTTTTCAGTTCTATCACACTTATTTCCGGCCAAATGCCAACCCTCCCGGGATAGGCTAGAAAACCGAATCCGCGGTTTACATTTATATACCTGCCGGCCTCTTCATAAATACCCGCCCAGTGTTTGTATCTATATTGAACAGGACTCCATTTGAACCAACCGGGAATTTCGATCCCGAATTGCATCCCGTGAGTATGCCCGCTCATAGTTAAATGATATTTCTTAGGATGCTTTTTCACTTCTTGCTCCCAGTGTGAAGGATCGTGACTTAAAAGAATTTTAAAGTCCTTCTCATCTACTCCCGCTCCAGCCTTTTCCAGGTCACCTGCTTTTTTAAAACCGCCGGCTCCCCAGTTCTCTACTCCTACTAAAGCAATACGCTCCCCGTTTTTCTCAATGAACCTGTTTTCATTCAGCATCAGGTTCCAGCCCATTTCAGCATGGGTCTTTTTCAATTTATCAAGATTTTCCTCTTTTGCAGTCTGGCTCTCCCAGTTATGGTAATCCCCATAATCATGATTCCCCAGGATAGAATAAACACCATCCCGTGCTTTAACTTCTGAAAAAAGATCCTTCCAGTCTTCCATTTCAGAAGCCTTGTTATTCACCAGGTCTCCGGTAAAAACTACAAGATCACTATTTTGATCTTTTAAAAGATCAACACCATACCTGATTTTCTCCTTATTATCAAAACTACCACTATGAACATCGCTGATCTGGCTAATGCGATAACCATCGAAAGCCTTAGGAAGATCTTCAAAATATAGCGTATATCTTAAAACACGGAAGTTATAACGGCCCTTATACATTCCATAAAGCAAGCCGGCAAAGGGAATAGCTGCCAGACCAATCGCTATAGTACTTATGAATTTTCTTCTGGAGGGCATATCAAAACTCTTAGAAGATCCAAAGAATTTTTCAATTCCCGCCAAAGGAATACGCACTACGTCTTCACCTAACATTCCTAACAGGAGAACGATCTTTCCGGCAAAAAATGCTAAAAAGATCCCTATGGCATAACCGCGTCCACCACCAAAACCATCATTTGGAGAAGGCTGGTTAAATTGATAAAACAAATTCCCAATCACTATTGCTGAAACAATGAAATAGATCACCGCGACCCAGGTATTTTTAGTAAACACCCTTAAAGCCTGATATGCATAAATATCTACGATCAAATAGATCGCGGCCAAAATAAACCAACGCATTTTATCACAATTTTTTGCGAAGATAGGTTTAATAGAACCTAAGAATATTCAATTAACGATAATTTAATTTGATCGTTTCTAAAGGAATATCAATAAAGGGTGAGGATTTGGTTCCGGCCAATCCAAAATACTATATTTATGAAGTCATTTTAAGACCATGAAACGCAAAATATTTATAAAGAATACAGGAATTGCGGGAGCTACACTAATTGCTTCTCCATCCCTATTCTCTAATCCGATATTAAACAATTTGAATATGACTAAAACAACTCCGGTTGCAGTAGCAACCTGGAATTTTCAAAATGCAACAAAGAAAGCCGGGAAAATGCTTGAATCTGGCTCTAAGGCTTTGGATGCAGTTGAGCAGGGTGTAATGATAGAAGAGGCCAATTTAAAAAATACAACAGTGGGAAATGGTGGTGCTCCAGACAGGGACGGCAATGTTACTGTTGATGCCTGCATTATGTCACCCGATGGTGATGCTGGCGCCGTGGTTTATCTAAAAGAGATCGAGCACCCGGTTTCGGTGGCCAGGAAAGTAATGGAAGAAACTCCACATGTAATGCTGGCTGGTGAAGGAGCTCTACAATTCGCTATTCAACAGGGATTCAAAAAGAAAAATCTATTGACAGAAGATTCTGAAAAAGCCTGGAAAGACTGGCTGGAACATAAAGAATACAAACCCATTATCAACATTGAAAATCACGATACTATTGGGATGCTATGTCTGGATGATAAGGGTGATATTGCAGCTGCCTGTACAACCTCCGGACTATCTTATAAAGTGAATGGTCGTGTAGGTGATTCGCCAATTATTGGTGCTGGTTTATTTCTAGACAATGAAGTTGGGGGCGCTGTTGGGACCGGAATGGGAGAAGCCATCATGAAAAGCGTAGGCAGTTTTTTAATTGTTGAACTTATGCGAAATGGAATGTCACCTCAGGAAGCCTGCAAAGAGGCAGTGATCAGAACTATTCGAAAAGCACCTAATTATAAAGATTTCCAGGTAGCCTATGTGGCCCTGAATAAACAGGGTGAAATTGGATCTTACTGTATTCATAAAGGATTTAGTTATGCCAAATTTCATAAAGGAGAAAGCACCGATAATCTAAGTGCTTCTTATTTGGATGAATAAAAGCTTGTATATCCCGAAAATTTCATAAAATCATAAATAGCTTCATTCTACTTGTTTCAGAATCTTATAAAACTAAGTATCGATGAGCAACCTGAGATCCTGAAATAAATTAGGAGCAATAACAATTTATCTGGTATGAATTCATTAATAAGTCTCCTGGTATTTCGATGTCAGGCTGAGCGCAGTCGAGGTCTATTCTACGAATTAAAAGTACTAAATAAGAATTTTTAGTGCTTTCGTGGCCTATATTATTTAGAAATCATTCATACTACTATTTCAGTATATACATTTCGACTCCGCTCCATGTGACAATAAATACATATAATTGAATTCTTTCATAAGGAAGACTGAGTTTATCTTTGTAGTTTTGAATTATTCTCAATTTATCTTTAAACAAACCAGATGGCCGATCAAAAACGCCTTTTTTTACTAGACGCATACGCTTTAATTTTTCGCGGATATTACGCTTTTATCAAGAACCCGAGGATCAATTCCAAGGGATTCAATACGTCTGCGATCATGGGCTTTACCAATTCCCTTTTTGATGTAATCAGGAGAGAAAAACCAGATCATTTAGCGGTATGTTTCGATAAAGATGGAAGTAAGGAAAGAACGGAAATGTTCGCGGAATATAAAGCCAATAGAGATGAAACTCCCGAACCTATTCGCGAAGCAATTCCAATTATCCAGGATATCCTGAAAGCGATGCATATCCCGGTGGTGGAATGCGCCGGAATGGAAGCTGATGATATTATTGGAACACTGGCCAAGCAGGCTGAAAAAGAGAATTACAAGGTTTACATGGTGACTCCTGATAAGGATTTTGCCCAGCTGGTTTCTGAGAACATCTTTATGTACCGCCCTGCAAGAATGGGAAACGGTATTGAGATCTGGGGAATTCCTGAGGTTCAGAAAAAATTTGAAGTGGAAAGACCGGAGCAGGTGATCGATTTTCTCGGAATGATGGGAGATTCTGTAGATAATATTCCGGGACTTCCTGGTGTCGGCGAAAAAACAGCAAAAAAATTCCTGAAGAAGTACGGTAGCATGGAAGCACTGCTTGAAAATACCGATGACCTGAAGGGTAAAATGAAGGAAAAAGTGATCGAGAATGCAGAACTAGGTAGACTATCTAAAAAGCTCGCCACTATTTTCACCAATTGTGATGTAAAATTCCATGCGGAAGATTATGAACTATCAAGGCCAGATGGGGAGAAAGTCCAGAAAATCTTTGAAGAACTGGAATTTCGAAGACTAAAAGACCAATTCATAAAATTATTTAGTGGAGAAGAAGAAACTCAGCAAACGCAGGTAACTAATTCCCCATCTGCTAAAAAGAATGCGCAGGCAACTGCAGGAGCGGGTCAGTTTTCTCTGTTCGGAGGAGATGGTGAAGAAATAGAAAGAACTTCTTCCAGAACCAATCTTTCTGACACTCCACATTTCTATCAGTGTTTACATACTGAAATGGCCCGCAAAATTTTTATTGAAAAACTTCTGAAGCAAAAAAGTGTTTGTTTTGATACTGAAACAACCAGTTTGAATCCGCTGGAAGCTCAACTGGTTGGAATTGCTTTCTCCTGGGAAGCAGGAAAAGGTTTTTACCTGCCGTTTCCTGAAGACAAAGAAAAAGCTCAAAATCTGATCGAGGAGCTTAGAGAATTTTTCGAAAATGAGACTATAGAAAAGATCGGTCAGAATCTTAAATATGACATTGAAGTTTTAGACAAATATAAGATCGATGTAAAGGGACCATTATTCGATACTATGATCGCACATTATTTGATCAATCCGGATATGCGTCATAATATGGATGTCCTGGCCGAAACATATCTTAATTATACTCCCCAGCCTATTTCAGAATTGATCGGCAAAAAAGGTAAAAATCAGGGAAATATGAGAGATGTGGCACTGGACAAGCAAACCGAATATGCCGCTGAAGATGCCGATATAACCTTTCAGCTGAAAAACTTTTTCGAAAAAGAACTTGATGATGCCGAAACAAGAAAACTTTTCAATGAGATAGAAATTCCGCTGGTAGAAGTCCTTGCCGATATGGAACTGGAAGGAATAAAGCTGGATGAAGATTATTTGAAATCTCTTTCTGAAGCTCTATCAGCAGACATTAAAGATCTTGAAACCAAAATATACGAAGCAGCAGGAGAAGAATTCCTGATTAGCTCACCAAAACAACTAGGGATCATTCTTTTTGAAAAACTGGAACTTTCCAAAAAACCGAAGAAGACCAAAACCGGACAGTATTCTACCAGTGAAGATGTGCTTTCAGGCTTAGCTGAAGAGAATGACATTGTTCGTCATGTGCTGGATTACCGCGGACTGGTGAAACTTCAGAATACCTACGTTGATGCGCTACCGAACCAGGTTGAAAAAACTACAGGACGAGTACATACAGATTATGTGCAAACTACAGCGGCCACTGGAAGATTGAGTTCTAACAATCCCAATCTTCAGAATATTCCTATAAGAACCGAAAGAGGAAGACAGGTGAGAAAAGCTTTTGTACCACGAGATGAGAATTACGTTTTACTCGCTGCCGATTATTCCCAGATAGAATTACGAATTATCGCTGCTTTAAGCCAGGAGGAAAATATGATCAAAGCTTTTCAGGAGGGGGAAGATATTCATGCTTCTACC
Protein-coding regions in this window:
- a CDS encoding thioredoxin family protein — protein: MSKFGELVDLDIPVLLDFYTEWNDASVAMHPVLRDVAAALGDKAKVIKIDVDKNSQLAEALRVKGLPTLMIYKSGEMKWRHSGEQDANTLIGLLKEHL
- a CDS encoding polysaccharide deacetylase family protein, with protein sequence MKLFLPKYPALLRLLYPERITKIENPNAIYLTFDDGPVPEVTPWVLDVLAEYDAKATFFCIGENVKKHLDIFKRIQEEGHQPANHTFNHLNGWKFSKSEYFENTWKAEISMNIELEVKRTTNPELRAPTYKLFRPPFGRIKNSQARTLKKAGYKIVMWDVISGDYNNQFSAEKCFKNIIENASAGSTVVLHDSIKASKNLKIILPEILEYYKEKGLEFRSLKDVL
- a CDS encoding metallophosphoesterase, with protein sequence MRWFILAAIYLIVDIYAYQALRVFTKNTWVAVIYFIVSAIVIGNLFYQFNQPSPNDGFGGGRGYAIGIFLAFFAGKIVLLLGMLGEDVVRIPLAGIEKFFGSSKSFDMPSRRKFISTIAIGLAAIPFAGLLYGMYKGRYNFRVLRYTLYFEDLPKAFDGYRISQISDVHSGSFDNKEKIRYGVDLLKDQNSDLVVFTGDLVNNKASEMEDWKDLFSEVKARDGVYSILGNHDYGDYHNWESQTAKEENLDKLKKTHAEMGWNLMLNENRFIEKNGERIALVGVENWGAGGFKKAGDLEKAGAGVDEKDFKILLSHDPSHWEQEVKKHPKKYHLTMSGHTHGMQFGIEIPGWFKWSPVQYRYKHWAGIYEEAGRYINVNRGFGFLAYPGRVGIWPEISVIELKKGSKPA
- a CDS encoding DUF2723 domain-containing protein → MTDFNFSKWNKILGWLVFLIALTTYTLTLEPTASFWDAGEYIATSANLEVGHPPGAPFYQMMGAFFSTFAPDNTKVALMVNFMSGFASAVAIMFMFWSISLLVLKVAGPVAKLTSSKKIAVLGSALVGSLAFTFTDSFWFNAVEAEVYAMAACFMSVMFYLGLLWERDMFTPRGNRWIILISLVIGLSFGVHFMGLLTLPAIGFLYFFKNYKKVTVKNFIIANVVVVAVLMFIFKLLLPYTLTFFSASELFFTNSLGMPFNTGTVVALLVIIAVFYFGINYTRKKNLYKYNTLLLCILFVLVGFSSWVMLPIRSNAPTVINENSPDNARELLAYYNREQYGETHLFYGPQWSEMYSGLDSDNPYDDAKPKYEKDEKLGKYIIVNDYKNAKQNLDDDHKAILPRMWSTEHAVNYMEFTGPLDFKIKSEYQGEERLLQAVNEFKNQFSRGERDMEDYHSFLRQMSEYLDIQKPTFAENIAYLLEYQVGYMYWRYFMWNFTGRQDDIQGKYNDLHGNWLSGIDFIDEMHIGSQDELPSDVKNNKARNTYFFLPLLLGLIGLVFHLKKDKKNFWVLMVFFLFTGIALKIYLNERPFEPRERDYALVGSFYVFAIWIGFGVYAIFDKLRNSISPKILAPVVVAVSLLCVPTLLASENWDDHDRSGRDTALTMARMYLDSVDENGILFTIGDNDTFALWYVQQVEKYRTDVRIINTSLLATDWYIDQMKRKAFESDAIPSQLENDFYNGKNDAIFLREVTQDTIPIKTWMNYIENEDPRTQAELQSGTFINTFPSRYVRIPVNKQTVLQNNIVDSSEADEIVDHIDIAIGDQILYKNRLLMLDILANNNWERPIYFTGGSFGDEDYLWMKDYLQLEGVTYKLVPIRTPLNPRNPFDMGRVNTNKMYNIVKNWDWGNMGSDDIYHDPETRKNSITYRSNLARLTENLLNEGDTIHAEEILDLGMKQMPVEYYEYYTLLEPFITGYYEVNKPEKAREIWEKVAKKYQENLNFYSNWEVERQYRYADEIITDMERYRGLVDMMMVYEDRETARKKAEEFNNYLRLFRHFYREDEEIDADVKSPQEEILKGLDGAVPVESMIDSTSLDTVEE